A region of Dermochelys coriacea isolate rDerCor1 chromosome 1, rDerCor1.pri.v4, whole genome shotgun sequence DNA encodes the following proteins:
- the LOC119862946 gene encoding olfactory receptor 52E4-like encodes MQEIPFCLRVGHLLPYSMSDSNTTDFTNPSTFILLGIPGLEAVHVWISILFCTIYVIAVLGNSTILFIVKREPNLHGPMYYFLCMLAVTDLGLSMSTLPKMLSIFWFNSREIDFSACLTQMYFIHCFLAAMALDRYVAICDPLRHSTILTNTVVAKIGLAVLLRGGMLILPYPFLARQWPYCRTNIIPHKYCEHIAVVKLACTDIHVSSYYGLFVAFLLTGLDVFFIAVFYTQILRAIFSLPRKDAQLKTFGTCGSHLCVFLAFYIPALFSFFTHRFGPNVPLYFHILMANVYLLVPPTLNPIIYGVRTKQIRGPLLHLFSHSSTPVACSLAPLPLSFDGPSPCSSPEPVLPVLQGWDGSCCRLISSLSAGRRQSG; translated from the exons ATGCAGGAGATACCGTTCTGCCTCAGAGTTGGACACCTTCTCCCCTActccatgtcagattccaacacAACCGATTTCACCAATccctccaccttcatcctgctgggcattcctggCCTGGAAGCAGTCCATGTCTGGATTTCCATCCTCTTCTGCACCATATACGTCATAGCTGTCTTGGGGAACTCCACCATCCTGTTCATTGTGAAGAGGGAGCCGAACCTCCATGGGcccatgtactatttcctctgcatgctggcCGTCACCGACCTGGGCCTGTCCATGTCCACCCTGCCCAAAATGCTGAGTatcttctggttcaattccaggGAAATCGatttcagtgcctgcctcacccagatgtacTTCATTCACTGCTTCTTGGCAGCCATGGCTTTGGATCGCTACGTGGCCATCTGCgatcccctgagacattccaccaTCCTGACAAACACTGTGGTGGCTAAGATTGGCCTGGCCGTGCTGCTGCGTGGTGGCATGCTCATACTGCCCTATCCCTTCCTGGCCAGACAGTGGCCATATTGCAGAACCAACATCATCCCCCACAAGTACTGTGAGCACATAGCCGTGGTGAAACTGGCCTGCACTGACATCCATGTCAGTAGTTACTATGGCCTCTTTGTGGCATTCTTGTTGACCGGTCTGGATGTGTTTTTTATTGCTGTGTTCTACACCCAGATCCTCAGGGCCATCTTCAGCCTCCCCAGAAAGGACGCCCAACTCAAGACTTTTGGGACCTGTGGCTCCCACCTCTGTGTTTTCTTAGCCTTTTACATCCCAGCTCTCTTCTCCTTCTTCACACACCGGTTTGGCCCCAATGTGCCCCTGTATTTCCACATTCTCATGGCCAATGTGTACCTTCTGGTGCCCCCCACGCTAAACCCCATCATCTACGGGGTGAGGACCAAACAGATCCGGG gcccccttctccacctcttctcccacAGCTCCACCCCCGTTGCTTGCTCTttggctcccctccccctgtcaTTCGATGGACCATCTCCATGTTCCTCCCCTGAACCTGTGCTCCCTGTGCtccagggatgggatgggagctGCTGCCGCCTGATAAGCAGCCTTTCTGCTGGTAGGAGGCAATCTGGTTGA